Proteins found in one Bacillus subtilis subsp. subtilis str. 168 genomic segment:
- the comEA gene encoding membrane bound high-affinity DNA-binding receptor (Evidence 1a: Function from experimental evidences in the studied strain; PubMedId: 16751195, 21278288, 22398145, 25727469; Product type cp: cell process) produces MNWLNQHKKAIILAASAAVFTAIMIFLATGKNKEPVKQAVPTETENTVVKQEANNDESNETIVIDIKGAVQHPGVYEMRTGDRVSQAIEKAGGTSEQADEAQVNLAEILQDGTVVYIPKKGEETAVQQGGGGSVQSDGGKGALVNINTATLEELQGISGVGPSKAEAIIAYREENGRFQTIEDITKVSGIGEKSFEKIKSSITVK; encoded by the coding sequence ATGAATTGGTTGAATCAGCATAAGAAAGCAATTATTTTAGCGGCTTCTGCGGCTGTTTTCACAGCGATTATGATCTTTCTGGCCACAGGGAAAAATAAAGAGCCGGTGAAGCAAGCTGTACCAACAGAGACAGAAAATACAGTGGTAAAGCAGGAAGCAAACAACGACGAGTCAAACGAAACAATTGTGATAGACATCAAAGGTGCTGTTCAGCATCCTGGCGTTTATGAAATGCGAACAGGGGACAGAGTATCTCAGGCAATTGAGAAAGCGGGCGGGACCAGTGAACAAGCAGACGAAGCGCAAGTAAATTTGGCGGAGATTCTGCAGGACGGGACAGTGGTGTACATCCCGAAAAAGGGAGAGGAAACAGCAGTGCAGCAAGGTGGCGGAGGGTCTGTCCAAAGCGATGGAGGGAAGGGAGCGCTGGTGAATATCAATACAGCAACCTTAGAGGAGTTACAAGGCATCTCAGGGGTGGGGCCATCCAAAGCTGAAGCTATTATTGCATACCGGGAGGAAAACGGTCGTTTCCAAACAATTGAAGATATCACTAAGGTTTCAGGAATAGGTGAAAAGTCATTTGAGAAAATAAAGTCTTCCATTACAGTAAAGTGA
- the comER gene encoding putative pyrroline-5'-carboxylate reductase (Evidence 3: Putative function from multiple computational evidences; PubMedId: 7968523, 11418582, 27446060, 28824574; Product type e: enzyme): protein MKIGFIGTGNMGTILIESFIESKAADPSNMTITNRTIEKALHIKNRYNSINVTESLEKLVSENEMIFICVKPLDIYPLLARALPYLRKDHILISITSPVQTEQLEQYVPCQVARVIPSITNRALAGVSLVTFGTSCGESAKAKINELMQHISHPLQIESDITRVASDIVSCGPAFMSYLIQRFIDAAVSETSVSKQDAILMCKEMLVGMGKLLETELYTLPALQEKVCVKGGVTGEGIKALESGVQDMFHRVFQNTHMKYEEDISAVKKQFHV, encoded by the coding sequence TTGAAGATAGGCTTTATCGGCACAGGAAATATGGGTACGATCCTTATCGAATCATTTATTGAATCAAAAGCGGCCGATCCCTCAAACATGACAATCACAAACCGCACAATTGAAAAAGCGTTGCACATAAAAAACCGCTACAACAGCATAAACGTTACCGAAAGTCTCGAAAAGCTCGTTTCTGAAAACGAGATGATTTTTATTTGTGTTAAGCCGCTTGATATATATCCTTTACTGGCAAGAGCGTTACCTTATTTAAGAAAAGATCATATTCTCATTTCAATTACAAGCCCCGTTCAAACCGAACAGCTCGAACAATATGTGCCGTGTCAAGTGGCGCGAGTGATCCCAAGTATTACGAACAGAGCGCTGGCAGGTGTTTCTCTCGTCACTTTCGGCACAAGCTGCGGCGAATCTGCAAAAGCGAAAATCAATGAGCTGATGCAGCATATCTCTCATCCGCTGCAAATTGAAAGTGACATCACGAGGGTTGCATCAGACATCGTAAGCTGCGGCCCCGCTTTTATGAGCTATCTGATTCAGCGGTTTATAGATGCAGCTGTTTCGGAAACATCAGTGTCTAAACAGGACGCGATTTTGATGTGTAAGGAAATGCTTGTCGGAATGGGAAAACTGTTAGAAACCGAATTGTATACCCTGCCTGCATTACAGGAAAAGGTTTGCGTTAAAGGCGGTGTAACAGGAGAAGGCATTAAAGCGCTGGAAAGCGGTGTGCAGGATATGTTTCACCGGGTATTTCAAAATACTCATATGAAGTACGAGGAGGATATTTCCGCAGTGAAAAAGCAGTTTCATGTGTAG
- the yqeM gene encoding putative methyltransferase (Evidence 3: Putative function from multiple computational evidences; Product type e: enzyme) yields MIYQGFASVYDELMSHAPYDQWTKWIEASLPEKGRILDLACGTGEISIRLAEKGFEVTGIDLSEEMLSFAQQKVSSSQPILFLQQDMREITGFDGQFDAVVICCDSLNYLKTKNDVIETFKSVFRVLKPEGILLFDVHSSFKIAEVFPDSTFADQDEDISYIWQSFAGSDELSVIHDMSFFVWNGEAYDRFDETHEQRTFPVEEYEEMLKNCGFQLHRVTADFTDTEPSAQSERLFFKAQKSKTIVS; encoded by the coding sequence ATGATTTATCAAGGCTTTGCAAGCGTGTATGACGAGCTAATGTCACACGCGCCTTACGATCAATGGACAAAATGGATTGAAGCATCTCTCCCGGAAAAAGGCCGTATTCTCGATCTGGCATGCGGCACGGGGGAAATCTCCATCCGGCTTGCCGAAAAAGGCTTCGAGGTTACAGGCATCGATCTCAGCGAAGAGATGCTTTCTTTCGCCCAGCAAAAGGTATCGAGTAGCCAGCCTATTTTATTTCTTCAGCAGGATATGAGAGAGATTACCGGCTTTGACGGTCAATTTGACGCTGTTGTGATATGCTGTGACTCATTAAATTATTTAAAAACAAAAAATGATGTGATCGAAACCTTTAAAAGTGTTTTTCGGGTATTAAAGCCTGAAGGCATCCTGCTGTTTGATGTTCATTCATCTTTTAAAATTGCGGAAGTCTTTCCGGATAGCACATTTGCTGACCAGGACGAAGATATCAGCTATATTTGGCAGAGCTTTGCCGGAAGTGACGAGCTTTCTGTCATTCATGATATGTCGTTTTTTGTGTGGAACGGAGAAGCGTATGATCGTTTTGATGAGACACACGAGCAAAGAACGTTCCCGGTGGAAGAATACGAAGAAATGCTTAAGAACTGCGGCTTTCAGCTCCATCGCGTGACAGCTGATTTTACGGATACCGAGCCATCAGCACAATCAGAACGCCTCTTTTTCAAGGCGCAGAAATCAAAAACCATCGTTTCCTAA
- the rsfS gene encoding ribosomal silencing factor (Evidence 2a: Function from experimental evidences in other organisms; PubMedId: 15044829, 16980477, 22238375, 22238376, 22829778, 26299947; Product type f : factor), whose product MNQKSILKIAAAACDDKRAEDILALDMEGISLVADYFLICHGNSDKQVQAIAREIKDQADENGIQVKKMEGFDEARWVLVDLGDVVVHVFHKDERSYYNLEKLWGDAPLADLDFGMNQ is encoded by the coding sequence ATGAACCAAAAGTCCATTTTAAAGATCGCAGCTGCGGCTTGCGATGATAAACGGGCAGAGGATATTTTAGCACTGGATATGGAAGGTATTTCTCTGGTTGCTGATTATTTTCTGATCTGCCACGGAAATTCAGATAAACAGGTACAGGCGATTGCCCGTGAAATCAAGGATCAAGCTGATGAAAACGGCATTCAAGTCAAAAAGATGGAAGGCTTTGATGAAGCAAGATGGGTTCTCGTTGATCTAGGCGATGTAGTTGTCCATGTCTTCCACAAGGATGAAAGAAGCTACTACAACCTTGAAAAGCTGTGGGGAGACGCTCCGCTCGCAGATCTTGACTTTGGAATGAATCAATGA
- the yqeK gene encoding putative hydrolase (Evidence 3: Putative function from multiple computational evidences; PubMedId: 15175311, 22333191; Product type e: enzyme) has product MNREEALACVKQQLTEHRYIHTVGVMNTAIELAERFGADSKKAEIAAIFHDYAKFRPKEEMKQIIAREKMPAHLLDHNPELWHAPVGAYLVQREAGVQDEDILDAIRYHTSGRPGMTLLEKVIYVADYIEPNRAFPGVDEVRKLAETDLNQALIQSIKNTMVFLMKKNQPVFPDTFLTYNWLVSGS; this is encoded by the coding sequence ATGAATCGTGAGGAGGCACTTGCATGCGTGAAGCAGCAATTGACCGAACACCGATATATCCATACGGTTGGCGTGATGAACACGGCGATCGAACTTGCGGAGCGTTTTGGAGCCGATTCTAAAAAAGCGGAAATAGCGGCAATCTTTCATGATTACGCCAAATTCCGCCCGAAAGAAGAAATGAAACAAATTATTGCGCGTGAAAAAATGCCTGCGCATTTATTGGATCATAATCCGGAGCTCTGGCACGCTCCGGTCGGCGCTTATTTGGTCCAAAGAGAGGCAGGGGTTCAAGATGAAGACATTCTTGACGCCATTAGGTATCATACCTCAGGCCGCCCCGGCATGACACTTTTAGAAAAAGTCATTTACGTTGCCGATTACATTGAGCCAAACCGGGCATTTCCCGGTGTCGATGAGGTGCGTAAGCTTGCTGAGACAGATTTGAATCAAGCGCTGATTCAGTCCATTAAAAATACAATGGTTTTTCTTATGAAAAAAAATCAACCGGTTTTTCCAGACACATTTTTAACGTATAACTGGCTTGTGTCTGGCAGCTGA
- the nadD gene encoding nicotinate-nucleotide adenylyltransferase (Evidence 2a: Function from experimental evidences in other organisms; PubMedId: 11704676, 12682299, 19716475, 23204464, 25631047; Product type e: enzyme) has translation MKKIGIFGGTFDPPHNGHLLMANEVLYQAGLDEIWFMPNQIPPHKQNEDYTDSFHRVEMLKLAIQSNPSFKLELVEMEREGPSYTFDTVSLLKQRYPNDQLFFIIGADMIEYLPKWYKLDELLNLIQFIGVKRPGFHVETPYPLLFADVPEFEVSSTMIRERFKSKKPTDYLIPDKVKKYVEENGLYES, from the coding sequence ATGAAGAAAATCGGAATTTTCGGAGGCACGTTTGACCCTCCGCATAATGGTCACCTCTTAATGGCGAATGAGGTGCTGTACCAGGCGGGGCTTGATGAAATTTGGTTTATGCCTAATCAAATTCCGCCGCATAAACAGAACGAAGACTATACCGACAGCTTTCATCGCGTGGAAATGCTAAAGCTTGCAATTCAATCTAATCCGTCCTTTAAGCTGGAGCTTGTTGAAATGGAAAGAGAAGGGCCATCATATACCTTTGATACCGTTTCTTTACTGAAGCAGCGTTATCCAAATGATCAGCTGTTCTTTATTATCGGCGCTGATATGATTGAATATTTGCCGAAATGGTATAAGCTGGACGAGCTGCTGAACCTCATTCAATTTATTGGAGTAAAGCGCCCCGGTTTTCATGTTGAAACCCCTTATCCGCTTCTCTTTGCAGACGTTCCGGAATTTGAGGTATCATCAACTATGATAAGGGAACGGTTTAAAAGCAAGAAGCCCACTGACTACTTAATCCCTGATAAAGTGAAGAAGTATGTAGAGGAGAATGGTTTATATGAATCGTGA
- the yqeI gene encoding 50S RNA-binding protein (Evidence 1a: Function from experimental evidences in the studied strain; PubMedId: 12682299, 16014871, 17005971, 17105995; Product type f: factor): protein MLTGKQKRFLRSKAHHLTPIFQVGKGGVNDNMIKQIAEALEARELIKVSVLQNCEEDKNDVAEALVKGSRSQLVQTIGNTIVLYKESKENKQIELP, encoded by the coding sequence ATGTTAACAGGTAAACAAAAACGTTTTTTGCGTTCAAAAGCGCATCATTTAACGCCGATTTTTCAAGTAGGTAAAGGCGGAGTAAACGACAACATGATTAAACAAATTGCTGAGGCGCTTGAAGCGAGAGAGCTGATTAAAGTCAGCGTGCTTCAGAATTGCGAAGAGGATAAAAACGATGTAGCGGAAGCTCTTGTAAAAGGAAGCCGCTCTCAATTGGTGCAGACAATCGGCAATACGATTGTGTTATATAAGGAATCAAAGGAAAATAAACAAATCGAGCTTCCTTAA
- the aroE gene encoding shikimate 5-dehydrogenase (Evidence 2a: Function from experimental evidences in other organisms; PubMedId: 2104604, 12906820, 22938038; Product type e: enzyme), with product MKKLYGVIGNPIGHSMSPDIHNASLKDLGLDGHYHAFKVEENDLEDAVKGIRALGVQGINVTVPHKVSIMDYLDHIDESAKVLGAVNTVRREGDKLVGYNTDGEGFVKSLMKVLDKPISELSFLMIGAGGAARAIFTTIVRNTPKKFDICNRTLEKAKRLTEATPSFHNKEVLSIKEAEERLEQYDVIIHTTSVGMYPNVDDVPLSLQRAASSAVVCDIVYNPIQTALLKEASQKGLKTLDGVGMFVEQAALSFQLWTGQEPNIEKMRSIVIGKLGGTEC from the coding sequence ATGAAAAAGCTGTACGGGGTTATCGGAAATCCTATTGGCCATTCTATGTCACCTGATATTCATAACGCATCATTGAAAGACCTCGGGCTTGACGGACATTATCATGCCTTCAAGGTAGAAGAGAATGATCTGGAGGATGCGGTAAAAGGAATAAGAGCTCTAGGCGTACAAGGAATCAATGTGACTGTTCCGCACAAGGTTTCCATTATGGATTATTTGGATCATATTGATGAGAGTGCAAAAGTGCTCGGTGCCGTAAACACGGTCAGAAGAGAGGGAGATAAGCTTGTCGGATACAATACCGATGGGGAAGGCTTCGTGAAGTCATTAATGAAGGTATTAGACAAGCCCATCTCTGAACTGTCATTCTTAATGATCGGCGCTGGCGGAGCGGCGAGAGCCATTTTTACAACAATTGTCCGAAATACCCCGAAAAAATTTGACATTTGCAACCGGACGTTAGAAAAAGCAAAGCGGCTTACAGAAGCTACTCCCTCGTTTCACAATAAAGAAGTATTAAGCATAAAAGAAGCAGAAGAACGTCTTGAGCAGTATGATGTTATCATCCATACAACGTCTGTGGGCATGTATCCGAACGTGGACGATGTGCCGCTTTCATTACAGCGTGCCGCGAGCAGTGCCGTCGTATGTGATATCGTGTATAATCCAATACAGACGGCACTTTTAAAAGAAGCAAGCCAAAAAGGCTTGAAAACACTCGATGGTGTGGGCATGTTTGTTGAACAGGCAGCATTGTCTTTCCAATTGTGGACTGGACAAGAGCCTAATATTGAAAAAATGAGATCTATTGTAATAGGAAAATTAGGAGGAACAGAATGTTAA